The genomic stretch AACCCCCGGCTGATTCAATAGATTATTTAAGGTTAAAAAAAGAACAGGGAGTAATGGCAATATCCTTTGGAGATGATTTAGAGAAATTCGGATTTTGGCCAGGTACATATGATTGGGTCTATAAGGAACAGTGGTTGAACAGGTTCTTCACTCTCTTGTCTCAAAATAGCGATTGGCTTAAAACAGCCCATTTCAGTGATATCTTGAATTCCTACCCTTCTTCAGGCAGGGTATATTTACCCTCTGCAAGTTATTCAGAGATGATGGACTGGTCAGGAGGTATGTTTAGGAATTTTTTGACTAAGTATCCTGAGAGTAACCATCTCCAGAAAAGAGTATTCAATATTAGCTTGAAATTAGAGCAGTTGGAAGAGGATTCGAAGAGAGTCTATCCTCAAATAAGAGAGAAGCTCTATAAGGCCCAGAACAATGATGTCTATTGGCATGGAGTCTTTGGCGGGCTCTACCTTACGCATTTAAGATATCTCGCCTATAGATATCTTATAGATGCTGAGAATGATTTGGATACTATAACTGAAGTTCGATTTCCGCTGATTGAACAGAGCGATATTGATTTAGATGGAAATGAGGAGGTTATCTTTAAAGATAGAGTCTATAATCTTTATATCTGTCCAGACTCTGGAGGTACTATTGTTGAGATAGACTATAAGCCTAAAAATATGAATATTCTTAATGTTTTAACAAGGAGAGAAGAGTCTTACCATCAAAAGATACTTCAGGAGAGCGAGATTGATAGTGAACTTTCAGCTCCAGTAAATCCTTCCAGTATTCATGATCAAACAGCAATAGTTGCCCAGGGGCTTCAAGATAAACTGGTATATGACCATTATAGAAAATCTGCCTGGATAGACCATATCTACTCAGAGCTTGATTTAAACGAGGAGGCTTTTTCAAGAAATAGAGTGAAAGATGTTTTAAACCTTCATAAGAGACCTTATAGATGTAAAGCTGATGAGAAGGGTATAAAGGTATCTATAGATGTTAAAGGTCTATCTTTAGTAAAGAGTCTTAAATTAAACGGAAATTTTCTTAATTTTTCATATAATATAAAGCACAGCCTGGATAATGATTTGGTCTTCTCTTCTGAGTTTAATCTGCTCTTATATTCAGAAGAGATATTAAAAGAGGGAGGGTTTTTTAAAACCCGGGAATTAGCATTAGAAGATAGCTGGTTTAAGTTGAGATACTCGTTTAAATTTTCAAAAGAGACAACCATCTTTTCATATCCTATCTATACTATCTCTGATTCCGAATCTGGTTTAGAGAAGTCATACCAGGGGCTGTCTATGCATTTTATTTGGCCGTTTGAGAAAAAGTCTCTGGATTTAAATTTTAAGATAGGTGTGGATAAACTATGAGAATTATAAGAAAATTAAAAGTGGCTTCCGAACAAGGTTTACATGCAAGGCCTGCCGCGGTGTTTGTTGAGACGGCGAATAAATTTATGTCAAAGGTTATAGTTACAAAGGGCGATTTAGTCGTAGATGGGAAATCCATTTTAAATATTTTAACTCTGGGTGTAGAATGTAAAGATGAGATTATTATTGAAGTCGAAGGTGAAGATGCAGAAGAGGCTATAGAGTCGTTGAAGAGAGTAATATTAAAAGAAGATGTTTAATAAAGAGATAATACTTAAAGGAGTTCCAGTATCACCGGGTATAGGCATAGCCAAGGCTTATGTTATATCGAATGATATACTTCAGGTAGAGCGCAGGAGTATTAAAGAGGCTGATTTAAGCGAAGAGATAAAGAACTTAGAAAACGCTCTTCTTAAGACCAAGAAAGAGATAGTCAAGATACAGGATAGTATGGCCCGGGAGATGGGTTCTAAATATGCCAATATATTTGATGTTCAGCTTATGCTTTTGGAAGATAGAGTTCTGCTGGAGGAGATTATAGAGAGGCTGAGAAAGGAGCTTTGTGGTATCGAGTATGTGTTTTTTGATGTACTTAAAAAATATAAGAAGGCTCTTGCCAAGCTTGACGATCCCTACCTTAAAGAGAGAGTTCAGGATATCAGTGATTTTGGCAAGAGGGTTTTGAAAAACCTAATAGGCAAAGATGTATCGACCGTTAGAGAGTTTAAAGAAAAGACTATATTGATTGCTCATGATCTCTCTCCTTCAGATACAGCTGTTTTAAATAGAGAGTTTGTCTTAGGTCTTGTTACAGAGAGCGGAGGGCCGACTACCCATACTGCAATTATGGCTAAATCGTTCGAAATACCGGCTATTGTAGGAGCAGAGAATGCTACCTTTAAGATAGAGATGGGCGACCTTGTTATCATAGACGGCAGCAGCGGAGAGCTGATAGTCAACCCTTCCCATGCTACTTTGAAGTTATATCAAGAGAAGAAAAATGAGGTAGAGGCTAAATTGGCCCGCATCATGGAGTTTAAAGATAATGAGAGTAAGACCAAAGATGGCGTGGTTATTAAGATAATGGCCAACATAGAATTGCCATTTGAGGTTAAGTCGGTTCAGGATCATGGAGCGGACGGCATCGGGCTTTACAGGACAGAGTATCTCTATTTGAATCGTACAGATCTTCCCACTGAAGATGAGCAGTATCAGGCCTATAAGATGGTTGCTCTTCAGATGGCTCCAGATACAGTTATTATAAGGACGTTAGATCTTGGAGGGGATAAGTTTATATCTCCATTGGATATATCTTATGAGCTGAATCCTTTTCTTGGTTGGCGGGCGATAAGGTTCTGTCTGGCTAGGCCTATCATATTTAAGACTCAGCTCAGGGCTATGTTGAGAGCCTCGGTTCATGGCGATCTTCAGATAATGTTTCCTATGATATCAGGGATTGAAGAGGTGGACGAAGCCAGAAAGATTATAGCTGAGGTTATGCAGGATTTAGATAGAGAAGAGATCCCCTACAATAAGGATCTAAAGATAGGGGCTATGCTTGAGACGCCTTCGGCAGCCATGGTCTGTGACCATCTTAAAAACAGGGTCGATTTCTTCAGTATCGGTACTAACGATCTTATACAGTACTCTATTGCAGTCGACCGTATAAATGAGAAGATTTCCTATCTCTATGACCCTGCTCATCCCGGAGTCTTAAGGCTAATAGACCGGATCATAAAAGATAGCAGAGAGCATCGGGTTCCTGTTGGTATGTGCGGAGAGATGGCGGGGGTTAACTACTTCTTTCTCCTTCTTCTGGGGCTGGGATTACGTAAATTCAGTGTCAGCCCTTTAATAATACCTGAGCTTAAGCTCATTGTCTCTGTTGTTGAAATAACCCGGGCAGAGAAGATTGCAGCGGAGGTAATGCAGATGGACTCTGCTAAAGCGATAAAAGATTTACTGAAAATAGAATTAAAAACATTGCTGGGTAAAGATTACGGAGAGTTAGTAGGAATCTGATGGAAGCAGTGATTTTAGCAGCAGGGGTTGGTAAGAGGCTCTATCCTCTAACGAAGAAGATACCCAAGGCGCTCTTTCCGATAGATGGCTCACCAGTCATAGAGTATATCTTAAAGAAGCTAAGGTCTTTAGATTTAAAAAGAATAAACATAGTAACCAATGATAAGTATTATAGTAATCTTATAAATTGGGTCGAAAATTACCATGCTTCGGTTCCGATAGTCATAAAATCAGATGGAACCAGAAACCAAAGGGATAAGCTTGGTGCGGTTGGAGACCTCAAATTTATACTGAAAAGTGAAAAGATAAAAGATGATATTTTGCTTCTGGTCTCCGATATGGTATTCTCTTTTAAACTGGAAGGCTTTCTCTCCTCTGTTAAGAAGAGAAAAGATCAGAATTGGCTGCTTCTCTACAGGCTTAAAGATAGAGAACAGGCATCTAACTATGGCATACTCTCTTTAGATAAAGATAATAAGGTTATAAGATTTCAAGAAAAACCTAAAGTTCCTTTTAGCTCGCTGATAGCATTTGGAATCTACTATCTGCCTAGGAGTAAATTAAGTATGGTCAATGAGTTTTATGAGAGAGAGGGTTCTATGGATGTTCTGGGAGGATATTTTCGTTACTTAGCTGAGAGAGATTCTCTCTACGGTTTTGTTCAGAGAAGCGGGAGCTGGGCTGATATCGGCGGAAGTATAGAATGTTACAGGAAAGCAATAGAGGTTGTTAGCGAAAGGAGAAATTTCTAATGGTTAGGATGAGAAAATATCTTATTACGTCTGAATCAGTAACAAAAGGCCATCCAGATAAGATGGCAGATACAATATCAGATGCTGTTTTGGATGCTTTGATGGATAAAGATCCTGACTCTAGAGTAGCTTGCGAAACTCTCTTGACTACAGGGATGGCTTTTGTAGCGGGTGAGATAAGTACGGATGCATATGTAGAGGTTGCAAGGATTGCAAGAGATACAATCGGAGAGGCAGGGTATACCAAACTGGATTATGGTTTCTGCTGTCAAAACTGTGCTGTTGTAACATCAATCCAGGAACAGTCTAAGGATATTGCTTTAGGAGTAGATGCGGGAGGGGCAGGGGATCAGGGTATGATGTATGGCTATGCTGTTGATGAAACCCCTGAGCTTATGCCTCTGCCTATCATGCTTTCGCATGATCTTGTTAGAAAGCTGACAGATGTGCGTGAGGAGAAAAAGTTGAAATATTTAAGGCCGGACGGAAAGAGTCAGGTCTCTGTAGAGTATCACAATAATAAACCTAAGAGGATAAGCTGTGTGATTATAGCTGCTCAGCATGATCCTGCTGTTAAGATGGAAGAGCTGAGAATGGATATAATAAGGAGAGTTATAAAGCCTGTATTACCTGCTAAGTATGTAGATAAGGATACCAAATATTTAGTCAATCCTACAGGCAGGTTTGTTATCGGCGGTCCTCAGGGAGATACAGGTTTAACAGGGCGTAAGATAATGGTTGATACTTACGGCGGTATAGGGCGTCATGGCGGAGGAGCTTTTTCAGGGAAAGATCCGTCTAAAGTAGATCGTTCTGCAGCATATATGGCGCGTTATATAGCTAAGAATATTGTAGCATCTGAAGCTGCAAAGAGGTGTGAAGTTCAGCTTGCCTATGCTATCGGCGTGGCTGAGCCGGTCTCGGTCATGATAGATAGTTATAATACCGCTGTTGTACCTGAGGCCAATATTGTCAAAGTTATAAAAAAGAGTTTTGATTTAACACCTTGCGGTATTATTGAGTTC from Candidatus Kaelpia imicola encodes the following:
- a CDS encoding nucleotidyltransferase family protein gives rise to the protein MEAVILAAGVGKRLYPLTKKIPKALFPIDGSPVIEYILKKLRSLDLKRINIVTNDKYYSNLINWVENYHASVPIVIKSDGTRNQRDKLGAVGDLKFILKSEKIKDDILLLVSDMVFSFKLEGFLSSVKKRKDQNWLLLYRLKDREQASNYGILSLDKDNKVIRFQEKPKVPFSSLIAFGIYYLPRSKLSMVNEFYEREGSMDVLGGYFRYLAERDSLYGFVQRSGSWADIGGSIECYRKAIEVVSERRNF
- a CDS encoding HPr family phosphocarrier protein, with the protein product MRIIRKLKVASEQGLHARPAAVFVETANKFMSKVIVTKGDLVVDGKSILNILTLGVECKDEIIIEVEGEDAEEAIESLKRVILKEDV
- the ptsP gene encoding phosphoenolpyruvate--protein phosphotransferase; this translates as MFNKEIILKGVPVSPGIGIAKAYVISNDILQVERRSIKEADLSEEIKNLENALLKTKKEIVKIQDSMAREMGSKYANIFDVQLMLLEDRVLLEEIIERLRKELCGIEYVFFDVLKKYKKALAKLDDPYLKERVQDISDFGKRVLKNLIGKDVSTVREFKEKTILIAHDLSPSDTAVLNREFVLGLVTESGGPTTHTAIMAKSFEIPAIVGAENATFKIEMGDLVIIDGSSGELIVNPSHATLKLYQEKKNEVEAKLARIMEFKDNESKTKDGVVIKIMANIELPFEVKSVQDHGADGIGLYRTEYLYLNRTDLPTEDEQYQAYKMVALQMAPDTVIIRTLDLGGDKFISPLDISYELNPFLGWRAIRFCLARPIIFKTQLRAMLRASVHGDLQIMFPMISGIEEVDEARKIIAEVMQDLDREEIPYNKDLKIGAMLETPSAAMVCDHLKNRVDFFSIGTNDLIQYSIAVDRINEKISYLYDPAHPGVLRLIDRIIKDSREHRVPVGMCGEMAGVNYFFLLLLGLGLRKFSVSPLIIPELKLIVSVVEITRAEKIAAEVMQMDSAKAIKDLLKIELKTLLGKDYGELVGI
- the metK gene encoding methionine adenosyltransferase, encoding MRKYLITSESVTKGHPDKMADTISDAVLDALMDKDPDSRVACETLLTTGMAFVAGEISTDAYVEVARIARDTIGEAGYTKLDYGFCCQNCAVVTSIQEQSKDIALGVDAGGAGDQGMMYGYAVDETPELMPLPIMLSHDLVRKLTDVREEKKLKYLRPDGKSQVSVEYHNNKPKRISCVIIAAQHDPAVKMEELRMDIIRRVIKPVLPAKYVDKDTKYLVNPTGRFVIGGPQGDTGLTGRKIMVDTYGGIGRHGGGAFSGKDPSKVDRSAAYMARYIAKNIVASEAAKRCEVQLAYAIGVAEPVSVMIDSYNTAVVPEANIVKVIKKSFDLTPCGIIEFLKLKRPIYKKTAYYGHFGREEDGFSWEILGRVDELRKALKL
- a CDS encoding DUF1926 domain-containing protein → MDLNRDSINLLIAVHAHQPVDNFDNVFHQAFESSYIPFFNALSQFPEIKMSFHISGSLLDWTLKNQVEFLNLIESLIEKGQLKLLSAGYYEPILVLLSDRDKRNQIELYLSKISEIFKVKPRGLWLTERVWEPDLVKPIKTSGIDFVIVDDEHFKRAGLDQESIGGYYMTEDKNYSLALFPGSKFLRYSMPFKPPADSIDYLRLKKEQGVMAISFGDDLEKFGFWPGTYDWVYKEQWLNRFFTLLSQNSDWLKTAHFSDILNSYPSSGRVYLPSASYSEMMDWSGGMFRNFLTKYPESNHLQKRVFNISLKLEQLEEDSKRVYPQIREKLYKAQNNDVYWHGVFGGLYLTHLRYLAYRYLIDAENDLDTITEVRFPLIEQSDIDLDGNEEVIFKDRVYNLYICPDSGGTIVEIDYKPKNMNILNVLTRREESYHQKILQESEIDSELSAPVNPSSIHDQTAIVAQGLQDKLVYDHYRKSAWIDHIYSELDLNEEAFSRNRVKDVLNLHKRPYRCKADEKGIKVSIDVKGLSLVKSLKLNGNFLNFSYNIKHSLDNDLVFSSEFNLLLYSEEILKEGGFFKTRELALEDSWFKLRYSFKFSKETTIFSYPIYTISDSESGLEKSYQGLSMHFIWPFEKKSLDLNFKIGVDKL